A genomic region of Thunnus maccoyii chromosome 13, fThuMac1.1, whole genome shotgun sequence contains the following coding sequences:
- the guca1d gene encoding guanylate cyclase activator 1d: MGNHGSNLDDILAEDMHHWYNKFMRESPSGLITLFELKAILGLKGMSEDANSYVDQVFFTFDMDGDGYIDFVEYIAAISLMLKGEINQKLKWYFKLFDQDGNGKIDKEELETIFSAIQDITRNRDIDPEEIVSLIFERIDIKKEGEMTLEEFIEGAKGHDDIMEMLKSIMDLTPVLIIIVEGRAN, from the exons ATGGGGAACCACGGCTCGAACCTGGACGACATCCTGGCGGAGGACATGCATCACTGGTACAACAAGTTCATGCGAGAGTCTCCGTCGGGCCTCATCACGCTGTTCGAGCTGAAGGCCATCCTGGGCCTGAAGGGCATGAGCGAGGACGCCAACAGCTACGTGGATCAGGTGTTCTTCACCTTCGACATGGACGGG GACGGTTACATCGACTTTGTGGAATACATCGCAGCCATCAGTCTGATGCTGAAAGGAGAAATCAACCAGAAACTAAAGTGGTACTTTAAACTGTTTGACCAGGACGGAAACGGAAAGATCGACAAGGAGGAACTGGAGACCATCTTCTCG GCCATCCAGGACATCACACGGAACAGAGACATCGATCCCGAGGAGATCGTCTCGCTCATATTTGAGAGGATCGATATAAAGAAAGAAG GTGAAATGACCCTGGAGGAGTTCATCGAGGGTGCCAAAGGCCATGATGACATCATGGAAATGCTGAAGAGTATAATGGACCTGACGCCGGTGTTAATCATCATCGTAGAGGGAAGAGCAAACTGA
- the alg8 gene encoding probable dolichyl pyrophosphate Glc1Man9GlcNAc2 alpha-1,3-glucosyltransferase yields MASAADGWSWFPALALGVSLLKCLFISAYHSTDFEVHRNWLAITHSLPVSRWYYENTSEWTLDYPPLFAWFEFGLSRVAQHFDSDMLAVEKLNYASPATVLFQRLSVVFTDLVFIFAARECCRCVQEQKGSRDVLNQPPFVLAVLLLWNFGLLIVDHIHFQYNGFLFGFLLLSIAKHLQSRHLQGALLFSVLLNLKHIYLYVAPAYGIYLLRSYCFTQDNKDGSVRWSSFSPLRLVALGGIVVSVCALSFGPFIAMGQLPQVLSRLFPFKRGLCHAYWAPNIWALYNVLDKSLATLGVRLKLLEEAELPRASMTGGLVQEFQHSVLPSVSPSITLVCTLLSILPAVASIWRRPRGARGFLRCLLLCALASFMFGWHVHEKAVLIAILPLSILAVESREDAGIFLILTTTGHYSLFPLLFTPAELPIKVVLMLMFTIFSFTALRKLHSGQGSLLHPLEVVYLSGLVAVAIACEVVFPLSPWQQKLPFLPLLATSVYCSLGVCYSFLRLYVSLLRREEKPKQL; encoded by the exons ATGGCGTCCGCGGCGGACGGTTGGAGCTGGTTTCCAGCTTTAGCGCTCGGAGTTTCTCTTCTGAAATGTCTGTTCATCAGCGCCTA TCACTCCACAGACTTCGAGGTGCACAGGAACTGGTTGGCCATCACTCACAGTCTGCCGGTGTCCAGGTGGTACTATGAG AACACGTCGGAGTGGACCCTGGACTACCCGCCGCTGTTCGCCTGGTTCGAGTTCGGTCTGTCCCGCGTCGCTCAGCACTTCGACAGCGACATGCTGGCGGTGGAGAAGCTGAACTACGCCAGTCCCGCCACCGTCCTCTTCCAGAGGCTGTCGGTCGTCTTCACCGACCTGGTTTTCATCTTCGCTGCCAGAGA GTGCtgcaggtgtgttcaggagcaGAAAGGCTCGCGGGACGTCCTGAACCAGCCGCCCTTCGTCCTGGCCGTTCTGCTGCTCTGGAACTTCGGCCTCCTCATCGTCGACC ATATTCATTTCCAGTATAACGGCTTCTTGTTTGGTTTCCTGCTGCTGTCGATTGCAAAACACCTGCAG TCTCGACACCTGCAGGGGGCGCTGCTGTTCTCCGTCCTGCTCAACCTGAAGCACATCTACCTGTACGTGGCTCCGGCCTACGGCATCTACCTGCTGAGGAGTTACTGCTTCACTCAGGACAACAAAG acgGTTCAGTCAGGTGGAGCAGCTTCAGTCCGCTGCGTCTGGTCGCTCTGGGCGGCATCGTGGTCTCCGTCTGCGCTCTGTCCTTCGGCCCGTTCATCGCCATG GGGCAGCTCCCTCAGGTCCTCTCCCGTCTCTTCCCCTTTAAACGGGGCCTCTGTCACGCCTACTGGGCCCCGAACATCTGGGCGCTCTACAACGTCCTGGACAAAAGCCTGGCGACGCTCG gcGTTCGTCTGAAGCTGCTGGAGGAGGCGGAGCTTCCTCGAGCCTCCATGACGGGCGGGTTGGTTCAGGAGTTCCAGCACTCGGTCCTCCCCTCcgtctctccctccatcacacTCGTCTGCACTCTGCTGTCCATCCTG ccGGCGGTGGCGTCCATCTGGCGGCGTCCTCGTGGTGCTCGTGGTTTCCTGCGCTGCCTGCTGCTCTGCGCTTTGGCCTCCTTCATGTTCGGCTGGCACGTCCACGAAAAGGCCGTCCTCATCGCCATCCTGCCTCTGAG cATCCTGGCGGTTGAGAGCAGAGAGGATGCTGGGATCTTCTTGATACTGACCACTACAGGTCATTACTCGCTGTTCCCGCTGCTCTTCACCCCGGCAG aGCTGCCCATCAAAGTCGTGCTGATGCTGATGTTTACGATCTTCTCCTTCACCGCTCTGAGGAAACTCCACag tggTCAGGGCTCTCTGCTCCATCCTCTGGAGGTCGTCTACCTGTCGGGCCTGGTCGCCGTAGCGATCGCCTGCGAGGTCGTCTTCCCTCTGTCGCCGTGGCAACAGAAGCTGCCCTTCCTCCCCCTGCTGGCGACCTCGGTGTACTGCTCTCTGGGCGTCTGCTACTCCTTCCTGCGTCTGTACGTCAGTCTGCTGAGACGCGAGGAGAAGCCCAAACAGCTATGA